A window of the Vibrio pomeroyi genome harbors these coding sequences:
- a CDS encoding DUF481 domain-containing protein, whose protein sequence is MSKLLALSTGLLSTGLLSTPMAFADDAKGSVDAILDSIVVPEPTTEPIVAAPTPEEKDMDIAPSDTSDTELPSPLKTEVEFGYQSHTGNSDSRSLNARLNGEYTAGRHRTSGEWKYYNLYKDGEEDKRQSTYSAQSDYKLSPKTYLYGSFKGVDSRYSAYFKDYTVSSGLGYQFSNTEEFVLEVEVGPGFRYQEPNLDELDDDDIIFPEIVEEAIFRGNVNTSWQVLKNLQLKADVTLVSGHSNLKFDTELEAINDITDNIALKIAHSRQYHDKVPEGLSKEDSVLSINLLFQF, encoded by the coding sequence GTGTCCAAATTATTGGCTCTGAGCACTGGTCTTCTAAGCACTGGTCTCCTGAGCACTCCGATGGCCTTCGCTGATGATGCTAAAGGCTCTGTTGATGCAATCCTCGACTCTATAGTAGTACCAGAACCTACTACTGAGCCGATCGTCGCTGCACCGACACCTGAAGAAAAAGATATGGATATCGCACCAAGTGATACGAGTGACACAGAACTGCCAAGCCCACTAAAAACTGAAGTCGAATTTGGATATCAGTCGCATACTGGTAATTCTGATTCACGTTCGTTGAATGCACGCCTAAACGGTGAGTATACGGCTGGCCGTCACAGAACCAGTGGCGAATGGAAATACTACAACCTCTACAAAGACGGTGAAGAAGATAAAAGGCAGTCGACTTACTCAGCTCAGAGTGACTACAAGTTAAGCCCTAAAACCTATCTTTACGGCAGCTTTAAAGGTGTCGACTCTCGATACAGCGCCTACTTTAAGGACTACACAGTATCTAGTGGTTTGGGTTACCAGTTTTCGAATACCGAAGAGTTTGTGTTGGAAGTCGAAGTAGGCCCAGGTTTTCGTTACCAAGAACCTAATCTCGATGAATTAGACGATGATGACATCATCTTCCCCGAGATTGTTGAAGAAGCGATTTTTCGTGGCAACGTGAATACGTCGTGGCAGGTGTTGAAGAATTTGCAGCTGAAAGCCGATGTGACGCTGGTGTCTGGTCACAGTAACTTGAAGTTCGATACCGAACTCGAGGCTATCAACGATATTACTGACAATATCGCGCTTAAGATCGCTCACTCTCGCCAGTACCACGATAAGGTACCTGAAGGGTTAAGCAAAGAAGACTCTGTGCTATCGATTAACCTGCTCTTCCAATTCTAA
- a CDS encoding replicative DNA helicase — MDTKSQKSANDQVDAIKVPPHSLEAEQSVIGGLLLDNERWDTVAEKVVAKDFYSRPHRLIFEAVKDILEESSPLDLITLSEHLELREQLEEVGGFAYLADLAKNTPSAANINAYADIVAQRALVRSLIGVANEIADSGYDPQGRTSEELVDLAESKVFAIAEGRASENEGPQNVDSILEKTLERIEILYKTPQDGVTGVDTGFNDLNKKTAGLQGSDLIIVAARPSMGKTTFAMNLCENAAMKQDKPVLIFSLEMPAEQLMMRMLASLSRVDQTKIRTGQLDDEDWARISSSMGILMDKKNMYIDDSSGLTPTEVRSRARRIAREHDGISMIMIDYLQLMRVPSLSDNRTLEIAEISRSLKALAKELNVPVVALSQLNRSLEQRADKRPVNSDLRESGSIEQDADLIMFIYRDEVYNPDSSLKGIAEIILGKQRNGPIGSVRLTFQGQHSRFDNYAGPAFDDE; from the coding sequence GTGGATACCAAAAGTCAGAAATCAGCCAACGATCAGGTGGACGCCATCAAGGTCCCGCCACATTCATTAGAAGCTGAGCAATCTGTGATTGGCGGTTTGTTATTGGATAACGAGCGCTGGGATACGGTTGCCGAAAAGGTTGTGGCCAAAGACTTTTATAGTCGTCCTCACCGTCTGATCTTTGAAGCGGTAAAAGATATCCTTGAAGAGAGCTCTCCTCTGGATCTTATTACACTCTCTGAACACTTAGAGCTACGCGAGCAACTTGAAGAAGTGGGTGGCTTTGCTTACCTAGCTGACTTAGCTAAAAACACACCAAGTGCAGCAAATATCAATGCGTATGCTGATATCGTGGCACAGCGTGCACTTGTTCGTAGCCTGATCGGGGTGGCGAATGAGATTGCAGACTCTGGTTATGACCCACAAGGTCGTACATCGGAAGAGCTGGTTGATCTTGCTGAGAGTAAAGTCTTCGCGATTGCTGAAGGTCGTGCAAGTGAAAACGAAGGTCCGCAAAACGTTGATAGCATTCTAGAGAAGACGCTAGAACGTATCGAAATCCTATACAAAACGCCACAAGATGGTGTGACAGGTGTCGATACGGGTTTCAACGACCTCAATAAGAAAACCGCTGGTCTACAAGGTTCTGACTTAATCATTGTCGCTGCGCGTCCATCGATGGGTAAAACGACCTTCGCGATGAACTTATGTGAAAACGCGGCGATGAAGCAAGATAAGCCAGTATTAATCTTCTCGCTGGAGATGCCAGCTGAACAGCTGATGATGCGTATGCTTGCGTCACTTTCTCGCGTAGACCAAACCAAGATTCGTACCGGCCAGTTAGACGACGAAGATTGGGCTCGTATCTCGTCGAGTATGGGTATTCTGATGGATAAGAAGAATATGTATATCGATGACAGCTCAGGTCTAACGCCAACCGAAGTACGTTCTCGTGCTCGACGTATTGCTCGTGAACACGATGGTATCTCTATGATCATGATAGATTACCTTCAATTAATGCGTGTTCCTTCATTATCCGATAACCGTACTCTTGAAATCGCCGAGATCTCTCGTTCATTGAAAGCGTTGGCAAAAGAACTGAACGTTCCGGTTGTGGCACTTTCTCAGCTTAACCGTTCCCTAGAGCAACGTGCTGATAAGCGCCCAGTAAACTCGGATTTGCGTGAATCAGGTTCGATCGAGCAAGATGCCGATTTGATCATGTTTATCTATCGTGATGAGGTTTATAACCCAGACAGCTCACTAAAAGGCATTGCTGAGATCATCCTTGGTAAGCAGCGTAACGGTCCTATCGGCTCGGTTCGTCTGACATTCCAAGGTCAACACTCCCGATTTGATAACTATGCAGGTCCTGCATTTGATGATGAGTAA
- the alr gene encoding alanine racemase has product MTYMKAATASIDLSALEHNLRQIKSKAPQCKVMSVVKANGYGHGLLHIAKHSKNSDAFGVARIEEALQLRAGGIVQPVLLLEGFYSSGDLPILVTNNIQTVVHCEEQLSALENSVLESPVVVWLKVDSGMHRLGVRSEQYQDFVERLHQCPNVAKPLRYMSHFGCADELDKATTEQQTELFLSLTEGCEGERSLAASAGLLAWPDSHLDWVRPGIISYGVSPFVDKSAQELGFMPVMTLTSHLIAVRDVKAGESVGYGGNWTSERDTKVGVIAIGYGDGYPRTAPNGTPVFVNGRKVPIAGRVSMDMLTVDLGPNAQDKVGDEATLWGKELPSEEVAEHIGTIAYELVTKLTSRVAMEYVK; this is encoded by the coding sequence ATGACGTATATGAAAGCAGCGACGGCAAGTATTGATCTTAGTGCGTTGGAACATAACCTTCGCCAAATAAAGTCGAAGGCTCCGCAATGTAAAGTTATGTCGGTTGTGAAAGCGAATGGCTACGGACACGGCTTACTGCATATTGCTAAGCACTCGAAAAACTCAGATGCGTTTGGTGTTGCTCGTATTGAAGAAGCCTTACAGCTACGTGCTGGTGGCATTGTTCAACCTGTTTTATTGCTTGAGGGTTTTTACTCGTCAGGTGATTTACCAATATTGGTGACCAATAACATCCAAACTGTGGTGCATTGTGAAGAGCAACTGAGCGCTCTAGAAAATTCAGTTCTTGAATCACCCGTTGTGGTGTGGCTGAAAGTTGATAGCGGCATGCATCGCTTGGGTGTTCGTTCTGAACAATATCAAGATTTCGTTGAGCGCCTGCACCAATGTCCTAACGTGGCTAAGCCTTTGCGCTACATGAGCCACTTTGGCTGTGCTGATGAGTTAGACAAAGCAACCACAGAGCAACAGACTGAATTATTCCTATCTCTGACAGAAGGCTGTGAGGGTGAGCGCTCACTGGCCGCTTCTGCTGGTTTGTTGGCTTGGCCTGATAGCCACCTTGATTGGGTGCGTCCTGGTATCATCTCTTATGGTGTATCGCCGTTTGTTGATAAATCAGCACAAGAGCTTGGCTTTATGCCTGTGATGACTCTGACCTCTCACCTGATTGCAGTTCGTGATGTTAAAGCGGGTGAAAGCGTGGGTTATGGCGGTAACTGGACCAGTGAACGTGACACCAAAGTTGGCGTTATCGCGATTGGTTACGGTGATGGTTACCCTCGAACTGCGCCTAACGGCACGCCTGTGTTTGTCAACGGTAGAAAGGTGCCAATCGCAGGCAGAGTATCTATGGATATGTTAACGGTCGACCTTGGCCCCAATGCTCAAGATAAAGTCGGTGATGAAGCAACACTTTGGGGCAAAGAATTACCCTCAGAGGAAGTCGCAGAGCATATCGGCACTATCGCTTATGAGTTGGTCACTAAGCTGACTTCTCGTGTTGCGATGGAATATGTGAAGTAG